GTGTTGATCTTGCTTATTAAACACAAGTAGAGTGCGTTGTCGATTAACGGCAATTAACTGCTGCAAAGTTTGAAATTCTGTCTCTGTAAGATCGCCATTTGTTACAAATAACACTAAGTCAGCAGCATTGGCTTGTGCGAGTGCCGTTGTTTCCGCTTGGCGATCGCGATCGGTACTTGTAAATAATGCAGGTGTGTCTTGGAAACTTAGTTTCTGTCCAAATGACAGCTGGTGCAACACATCGACAAGGGTTGTTTTACCAACAGCTTTACCACCAACGACGGCTACGCGTAGTTCTTGGCGTTCAATTTCGCTGTTAAGTTGAACAAGTTGTTGGCGCAGCTGCGCGGGTTCTTCAGCTTCTGCGGCTAAGCATTCAATCACGCTTGCTGCTTGCGCGATCGCTTTTTCCACAGTTTCTCGCGTGACGGGTGAGTTATCGACAACTTGTTGTTTTGGCGTTTTTTGTCGGAATAACCACAAAGTTCCACCCACTGCGATCGCGCCTATGATGCCATACTCACCTAATTGCACAATAGAGTGGTGCCAGCTTTGTAATATCCACAAAGAGAAGGATAAGCCTACTCCACCCACTAAAATTGGTCGCCGCAACTGAACAGCCATGATTAAATGCGAATAACTTGTAATCCCTTCTATTCCAGCATAGAACAAAATTTTATGAAAGCAATTAGCGATCCTAGGAGGATTGACGTTCGATTTACAGAACAAAGTTATTTTAGTGACAGGAAGAGCGCGTGGAATTGACGCGCAAGCTGGAGCGTACGCAATTTTACATACAATCGGCAGCCTCAGCACAAGCGCTTGCCAAAGAAATCGGTGACGATCGCTGTTACTTAGTACAAACCGAGCTTGCTGTTCTCAATGCTAGTCAAACTTTATGGCAAAAAGCGATCGCCTGGCGCGGACAAATTGATGTGTTGGTAAACAACGCGGGAATTATTCAAGCAGCTTGTATCGATGACGAGCTTCATCTGTAAAGTAGCGCATGGCAGACGACTGTACAAGTTAACTTAATTGCGGTTGCCGATTTGTGTGTGGAATAATTATCAATATTGCTAGTCGTGCAGCCTTTCGCGGTGACGCTCCAGACTATATTCACTGCGCTGCATCCAAAGGCGGTGCGATCGCTTTAACCCGCAGTATCGCGCGGGGATTTGCTGCTGATAACATTCTTGCTTTTGCAATTGCGTCTGATGCTGTTAAAACCGAGAAGGCAGACACATTTATTCAAGAGTACGGCGAAGCGGCTGTTACTCGCGACATTTCCTTGGGGAAAATTGCTCCACCATAAGACGTGGCTAATGTTATTGCTTTTTTAGCTTCTGGGTTAGCCTTCCACGCGACTGGGACAACAATTGATACCAATGGAGCATTTTATATGCACTCATCCTAAAATAAAACCTCGCAATCGTCTAAAGATTACGAGGAATCATTCTTGATTTGGTGGCGGGAAGTGGATTTGAACCACTGACCTTCGGGTTATGAGCCCGACGAGCTACCAGGCTGCTCTATCCCGCGTCAACTTATCTAATATAACTTATTATGCTAATTTTAGCAACTACAGCATAGACAACTCTCCAATCACTTCGAGGCGCTTATATTTCCCTAGTGTCATAAACCTTTCTGCAAGCGTTTCGGCAACACTCGGACTAATCCAACCCATTTGCTGTAGTAGATAGATTGCAACCGCGTGTTTAGCCCGCTTGGCTCCATCCATAACTTTGATCGCTAACCCCATACCTTCACCAATGCGACCAATACACTGAATGCCTTCTGCACCTGCTTTGCTCACCAATTCTCCTTGCGTTAACCGCATCAATTCGGTATCAAATTCGCCCTCCCCTGCCACCATTGTTGGATGATGCGTCATAGCACGCACAATGCGTTCCATATCTAAGTTATTGCCTGAGGACAGCTGCGCGTACAACGACGCAATTTGTCCCATTTGCATCAAATAAGTCGGGGCACCGCAATCATCATGCGCGCAAATAAATTCTTCAGCTGGCATCCGCAGCAATTCGGCAATTTTCCCAAAAATCAGTTGCTGTACAGGGTGGTTGCGTTGCAAATAATTATTCAACGACCAACGCCGTTGCTGACACACAGCTAGCATTCCGGCGTGTTTCCCTGAGCAGTTGTACTGCAATGGACTGCGTTTGCCTTCAGGAATTGGACACTGTAGAACTGAAGGATCGATATCCGCACGCCACAGAATATTAAATACTTGACGTACTTGCTCAATTGTGCCTTTATGCGAACTACAGATGATGGCTAAATCGCGGTCTGTTAAGTTATAGCGTTCGAGTGTCCCTGTCGTGGTAACACCTAATGCTTGAAACGGCTTGAGTGCCGAACGGATAAATGTGGCAGTTTCAGCGTTTCCAGCAACAGACAAAATGCGCCCTCGGTCGTCACATACAACAGCCTGGACTAAATGTCTCGATTCAATAATACCTTCGCGCAGTAACCTTACTTCGAGTTCTGCGGCTTGAGTTCGTTTTCCCCTTGTCATGGGTAAACTCTATCATTTAGCGGGACGTAAGAGTTGATTTTAGATTGGAAAACTACGTAAATTACAGAAAATACCAAATTAATTCACCTAATAGTAGAAGTAAGGCAACAACTCCCAGCGTTTGTTGTAGCCGTTGGATAATTGGTTTGATTTCGTAACTCACAATCAAGCGATCGCGCGCAAGAACTTCTTGCGGTTTTGTCCAAGTTTGTCCGTCATACCAACCGGACTCTTCATAAAAAATTGTCGGGCTTGCGAGGCGGTTGCTAACGTAAGACCATCCTAAATACCAGCGCACGACTGTAAATATTACGCCAATGCTGGCTAATCCTGCACCACAGAGCATAAATTGTAAAATATGCTTTTGCGGAGAAAAACTTGCCGCGGCAACTGGTCCTGCAACGATCCAGGACAATCCCCACACCCAAGCTAGCTTAGTAATATACTGACGCCATTCTAAATTGCAAGTACTATAGTAGTTTGATGCTTTAAGTGCTTCGTATTCGTTGAGTGGCTGTTGTTCTACAGGGACTGGACAATCCGACACTGAAAAATCCATCATGGTGCTAAGCCCCATCGGCAGTGGTAAACTCGACTCGCTCTGCATGACCCCAAAACGCTTCTAAATTATAAAATTCGCGTTCTTTAGGCATCATCACGTGAACTATCACATCGCCGTAGTCTTGTAACACCCAAGTTGCATCTACTTTGCCTTCGGTGCGTAGCGGTTGCCGTTGCCACTCTTGTTCGATTTGATCGACAATTGCTTGGGCGATCGCGCGGACTTGGACGTGCGAGTATCCTGTTGCAATGACAAAATAATCTGCCATGTATGATACATCTGCAACTCGCAACACAACAATGTCGCCTGCTTTACGATCCGAAGCTGCTTGGGCAGCAGTAAGGGCTAACTCCTTACTAATATCGCTCTCTGCTTGTGCTGACTTGACTGCACTTGCTGCCGTAGATCTAGACTGCGATTGTGAATTTACTGGCGAATATTCTGTCATTACACCTCAGGAAAAATTATTAATTTTTATTAAACATTCTTTAAAGATGGCTGGCTATGGGGACTGCTGGGGTTTTCTTGCATACTAACAAAAAACGACAGCTCATGCAGTTTTATCCGTGACTTGCTGCGAATTTTTTACTTTTTGCAAAAACCAGTTACGCGTTGCAACTGTTCGAGGATGAATTAACCGATGATTTGCGATTAATAACTGCAACGAGTAGTCACATGTTAGCCAAACCGCGCGTTCGAGATTGTGATAGC
This region of Chroococcidiopsis sp. TS-821 genomic DNA includes:
- a CDS encoding SDR family oxidoreductase, producing MCGIIINIASRAAFRGDAPDYIHCAASKGGAIALTRSIARGFAADNILAFAIASDAVKTEKADTFIQEYGEAAVTRDISLGKIAPP
- a CDS encoding SDR family NAD(P)-dependent oxidoreductase — translated: MELTRKLERTQFYIQSAASAQALAKEIGDDRCYLVQTELAVLNASQTLWQKAIAWRGQIDVLVNNAGIIQAACIDDELHL
- a CDS encoding CGLD27 family protein encodes the protein MMDFSVSDCPVPVEQQPLNEYEALKASNYYSTCNLEWRQYITKLAWVWGLSWIVAGPVAAASFSPQKHILQFMLCGAGLASIGVIFTVVRWYLGWSYVSNRLASPTIFYEESGWYDGQTWTKPQEVLARDRLIVSYEIKPIIQRLQQTLGVVALLLLLGELIWYFL
- a CDS encoding asparaginase, with product MTRGKRTQAAELEVRLLREGIIESRHLVQAVVCDDRGRILSVAGNAETATFIRSALKPFQALGVTTTGTLERYNLTDRDLAIICSSHKGTIEQVRQVFNILWRADIDPSVLQCPIPEGKRSPLQYNCSGKHAGMLAVCQQRRWSLNNYLQRNHPVQQLIFGKIAELLRMPAEEFICAHDDCGAPTYLMQMGQIASLYAQLSSGNNLDMERIVRAMTHHPTMVAGEGEFDTELMRLTQGELVSKAGAEGIQCIGRIGEGMGLAIKVMDGAKRAKHAVAIYLLQQMGWISPSVAETLAERFMTLGKYKRLEVIGELSML
- the rsfS gene encoding ribosome silencing factor: MTEYSPVNSQSQSRSTAASAVKSAQAESDISKELALTAAQAASDRKAGDIVVLRVADVSYMADYFVIATGYSHVQVRAIAQAIVDQIEQEWQRQPLRTEGKVDATWVLQDYGDVIVHVMMPKEREFYNLEAFWGHAERVEFTTADGA